The genomic stretch GAGATGTACGAGCTCGACCTCCGCAAGAAGAAGGCGGAGGACGTCTTCCGGAAGAACGAAATCCGCGCCGTCATCCACATGGGCATCATGCATGACCCCCGGATGAGTGAAGAGGAGCACCACTCCTTCAACGTCGTGGGTACCACGCGCCTGCTGGAGTACTGCGCGAAGTACGGCGTGAAGAAGGTCGTCGTCCTGTCCTCGGCCAACGTCTACGGGCCCAGCCCGGACAACTCGAACTTCCTCACGGAAGACGCGCCGCTCATGGCCGCCAGTCGCTTCTCCGGCGTGCGCGACCTCATCGAAGTGGACATGCTGGCGCACAGCTTCTTCTGGAAGCACCCGCACATCGAGACGGTCATCCTCCGGCCAGTCCACATCGTCGGGCCCACCATCAAGAACGCGCCGTCCAACTACCTGCGCATGCGCAGGCCCTGGATGATGGCGGGCTTCGACCCCATGGTGCAGCTCATCCATGTGGAGGACGTCGCTCGCGCCATGGTGGAGGCGCTCCGCCCGGAGCCCAAGGGCGTCTACAACGTCGTGGGCCCCGGCGAGGTCCCCCTGTCCGCGGTGATGCGCGAGCTGGGCAATACCCCCATCCCCGTGCCGCACCCCGTGGCCCGGCCGCTGCTGGGTATGCTGTTCAAGTACCGGCTGGCCAACTTCCCGCCGCCGGAGTTGGACCACATCCAGTTCCTATGTGCGGTGGACGGCAGCCGCTGGGTGAAGGACGTGGCCTGGAAGCCGCGCCACTCCATGCGCGACACCATCCGCTCCGTCCAGGGCGACTAGCTGCTGGAAAGTCCGAGGCCCCCTGACACTGTTGTCAGGCCCAGCGCGACGTCCGGCCCAGGGGCCCCTGACAGACATGTCAGAGGCCTGCCCCGGGGGTAGGGCGGCGTCAGGCCGATAGTCGTTGCAACCCCTTGAATCTCCAGCCATCCGCCAGCGCCCGCTCCTGGCGCGGTGCTTGGCACTCTCATTGCTCTAGTGGCTGCCCATCACGGCGCGGCGACATGGGCCCGGCAACGGTGTCGCCCCGTCAAACTGTAGGGCACTCCATGGGGGAGTTCCCGACGCCCTCCGTCTCGGCCGGCCCCGAGACGGCGGGCGGATTCTTGTAGGGCGCTCCATAGGGGAGCTCCCGACGCCCACCGCCTCGGCCGGCCCCGAGACGGTGGGCGGTTTCTTTTCAGGGGGATGGGGGCTGCTCGGGGCTGGTGCTCGGGCTCGGCAGCTCACCCTCGAAGGGGCCATCGTCCTGGCTCTCCAGGAGCCACGCCCCGTCCCGGAAGACGAACTCCGAGGTGACGATGGCGGTGCGCTCGGAGGCCGAGGGCAGCCGCATCCACTGGATGCGGCTCTGCACCGTGGCCCGGTGCCCATCGTCGGACAGCTTCACGTCCTCGATTTCGTAGTCGGTGATGGACAGGTCCTTGTCGTCGTTGAGCTCCAGGCGCGCCTTCTGGAAGTCCTTGCGCCGCTCGGGGACGAGGATGCGGGTGGCGCTCCGGAAGTCCTTCCACCGGAGGGCCTGGTGGAAGCGCTCCACGGTGGGCTTGAGTGCTTCCAGGTTGGATTTCTTGGACGTGGTTGCGCACGCCCCGAGGACGAGCGCGAGGAGCAGGGCAGGCAGGCGATTCACGGTGGGGAGGGTACCACCCGGCAGCATCCTCGGACGAGAGAGCGGTGGTATGGTCCGGCTCCCCGCCCGAGCACCGGAGTCGCGAGCGCAATGGCCAAGTCGATGGTGGAGCGTTACGAGCAGCTCCTCCGGCAGGACCCCACCTCTTCCGTTTTCGTCGAACTCGCCAAGGCCCTGCTGGAAAAGGGGGACGCCGCGCGTGCCATCGAGGTCTGCGGGCAAGGCATCTCCCACCACCCAGCATCCGTTGTCGGGCGCG from Myxococcus xanthus encodes the following:
- a CDS encoding SDR family oxidoreductase; amino-acid sequence: MKPAVVVTGISGNLGRTLAKLLHKHERIIGIDRRPFAGRPKDVEMYELDLRKKKAEDVFRKNEIRAVIHMGIMHDPRMSEEEHHSFNVVGTTRLLEYCAKYGVKKVVVLSSANVYGPSPDNSNFLTEDAPLMAASRFSGVRDLIEVDMLAHSFFWKHPHIETVILRPVHIVGPTIKNAPSNYLRMRRPWMMAGFDPMVQLIHVEDVARAMVEALRPEPKGVYNVVGPGEVPLSAVMRELGNTPIPVPHPVARPLLGMLFKYRLANFPPPELDHIQFLCAVDGSRWVKDVAWKPRHSMRDTIRSVQGD